In one Nicotiana sylvestris chromosome 8, ASM39365v2, whole genome shotgun sequence genomic region, the following are encoded:
- the LOC104215233 gene encoding uncharacterized protein, which produces MIKLQLESEAFMNQKQLEKNPTEETVIHKFGEDFVTCIYVAKVAKNFHAITTTWSKNLTSHTLYIVVENLSEETHFTCKIDLKSWQFWGKKGFKSFKVGEKRADIYWDLRSAKFSSRPEPVSDYYVALVSEGEMILLLGDQNKEAFKRTKSRPALMDVVLVHKKETVYAKKYFCTRTMLGQGKKQHDITIECVISGPSDPAMWISVDGTVSIRITNLHWRFRGNETVFVDNVPVEIFWDVHDWLYSGPHSGPGTFIFKQDNNGSGKLERKYSNFEGYISDGSSDLQSACTEFWYFLYAWKIE; this is translated from the coding sequence ATGATCAAATTACAATTGGAATCTGAGGCTTTCATGAATCAGAAACAATTGGAAAAGAATCCAACAGAGGAAACTGTTATTCATAAATTTGGCGAGGACTTTGTCACATGTATTTACGTAGCCAAAGTTGCAAAAAATTTCCATGCCATAACTACGACATGGTCCAAGAATCTGACCAGCCACACCCTTTACATTGTAGTCGAAAACCTTTCTGAAGAAACACATTTCACATGCAAAATAGACCTAAAATCTTGGCAATTTTGGGGTAAGAAGGGTTTTAAATCGTTCAAGGTAGGTGAAAAACGCGCGGATATTTACTGGGATTTGAGGTCTGCTAAATTTTCTAGCAGGCCAGAGCCTGTCTCTGATTATTATGTGGCATTGGTCTCAGAAGGAGAAATGATATTACTATTAGGTGATCAAAATAAAGAAGCATTCAAGAGAACAAAGTCAAGACCAGCTTTGATGGATGTTGTTTTAGTGCACAAGAAGGAAACTGTATATGCAAAGAAATATTTTTGCACTAGAACAATGTTAGGACAGGGAAAAAAGCAACATGATATTACTATTGAGTGTGTCATTTCAGGGCCATCTGATCCTGCAATGTGGATTAGTGTGGATGGGACTGTGTCGATCCGAATCACGAATTTGCATTGGAGATTTAGGGGAAATGAGACAGTTTTTGTGGACAATGTACCTGTGGAGATATTCTGGGATGTGCATGATTGGTTGTATAGTGGCCCTCACTCTGGCCCTGGTACATTCATTTTCAAGCAAGATAATAATGGTAGTGGTAAATTGGAACGCAAATATTCAAATTTTGAAGGCTATATTAGTGATGGAAGTTCTGATTTGCAATCTGCGTGCACAGAATTCTGGTATTTTCTTTATGCATGGAAGATTGAATAA